CCCTGTGCTTGTTCATCATTGTCGCCACGGTGCTCATCACGCTGTGGCGGAAGTTCGGCCGCGCCCCCAAATGCAGCACCCCGGCTCGCCACAGCTCCATCCACTCCCCCAGCTTCCGGAAGAACTCGGACGAGGAGAACATCTGCGAGCTGAGCGAGCAGCGCGGGAGCTTCTCGGACGGGGGCGACGGGCCGGCGGGGGGCCCGGGGGACGCGGGCATCCCCCTGACCTACAGGCGCGGCGGGCCGCTGTCCGCGGAGGACGACGCCTCGGGCAGTGAGAGCGTGCAGTCCAACGCGCAGAAGATCATCCCGCCGCTGTTCAGCTACCGCCTCGCCCAGCAGCAGCTCAAGGAGATGAAGAAGAAGGGCCTGACGGAAACCACCAAGGTGTACCACGTGTCTCAGAGTCCCCTGACCGACACGGCCATCGACGCGGCCACCGGCCCCCCTTTGGACCTGGAGGGCCCCGAGGAGGCCGCGGCCAACAAGTTCCGGCTCAAATCCCCGTTTGTGGAGCAGCAGGCGGCGGCCAGGCCTCCCTCCAGGCTGGACCTCCCGGTCTGTGCCGCCAGCTGCGCGGTCAGCCCCAGCCAGACCGTGATCCGCAAGTCGGCCCTGAGGCACGCGGGCGGCAGAGGGGCGCTGCCCGAGAGGAGCCACCCCAGGGGCTCCCACTTCAGGAGGACCGCGAGCTTCCACGAAGCCAGGCAGGCCCGGCCGTTCCGGGAGCGGAGCATGTCCACCCTGACCCCCCGGCAGGCCCCGGCCTACGGTTCCAGGACGCGGACCTGGGACCAGGCGGAGGAGCGATCTCGGCCTCAGAGTCGAGGAGCTGCCCCGTCCCCTGAGAAACCGGACCATTTCCACGGGGCAGGTGCAACCAGAAGTCCATTAAGTCCTCCCCCTAAATCCTACAGCCTGGGGCAGCCCGCGAGGAAACCAGACCTGGGGGATTGCCAGGCAGGATTGACGGCCAGCGGTGAGAGAACGGAGCCGCACAGAGCCCGGAGGGGCCCGTCCCCCAGTCACAGGAGTGTCTCGAGGAAGCAGCCTTGCCCCACGGCCCCCAAAGAGAGCAACCAGAGGGTGAGCCCTCTGAGCCCTTCTCAGTGTAGGAAAGACAAGTGTCAGAGCTTCCCAGCCCAGCCTGAGTTTGCCTTCTATGACAATACGTCATTCGGCCTTACCGAGGCAGAGCAGAGGATGCTGGACCTCCCGGGCTATTTTGGGTCAAATGAAGAGGATGAAACCACAAGTACACTCAGCGTGGAGAAGCTGGTCATCTAGACCCAGATCAGCCTGAGACTTCACACAACTGGGGTCCTTTGCCTGGCTCCTGGTATCAGTGGCTCACAGTGTTCTATGGACTATATTATGTAGCTATTtgtacatgggggggggggggtactcaAGTGTGCATATGTGTTTTAATTCATAAAGAAGTTACTTAGCCTGAACTTTTCCCTTTGTTATCCCAGTTCCCTTGGTTTATTACTAATAAGtacaatagtaaaatttaaagaagagtgAAATAGGGCTCGGTCTCTCATGTGGGTATGAAAGAGGGCAAAGGTGACTTTAAGCATGAAGTGCTTTGAACACTTTCTTGGCAGTGTCCAACATGAAGTAAATTTGGGAGTCTCCACAACAGTAAGGGCTGGAACAAAGTTAACTTGCCAACAGAGCTCTGGATTATAATTTACTAAGTCATAAATACTTAAGAATTTAACTCCTACATGGGCAGTACTGAATGGCTTTCATGTTTAGCTGAAAGGCTGATTATATTCCTGGAGAACTTTTATGCCAGAGTTGGGTGAtaccttctaatttttttatgcAACAAAGAGTTCTGATGCCTTGACACAAAATTATGTGAGTTAATTCAGTTTTGGAGAAATAATAAGAAGCTGATTGTTCAGGTAGTGAGTCATCTGAAGACCTAGCCATATACTCAGAATTGTTTGGTGCAAAAAGTGTACATTTTAGAAAGGAAAGTATTATCTCCTGAGAGAATCAAATAGAACACGGACAGTGGATGCTGGCAAAGACACTGCCTGGTATTAGGATGCTGACTATGCATTCCTGGATCAGACTGGCAGCCAAGACCCTAGAGGGTGTCATATTGAAACCAGTGTGTTTATGTTTCTAAAGATGACTTTATCATGTTACTCAGACAGTATGGAAAGCAGGTAGACCAGATTGTGATTTTAGAGCTAAGTTTTTAAATTggaagaatgaaataaagaaggaacagagaaaataattcCTTTAGAAACAaatcttttgctttcctttgtgcCTACCACATTTTCCAGGTGAAGAATTTAACACTCAG
The Mustela lutreola isolate mMusLut2 chromosome 13, mMusLut2.pri, whole genome shotgun sequence genome window above contains:
- the THSD1 gene encoding thrombospondin type-1 domain-containing protein 1 isoform X1, with translation MKQMLKDFSNLLLVVLCDYVLGEAEHLLLEKPGHVALSNNTVSVDFWRFGGANGTLRNVSVLLLEASTNQTVTTKYLLTNQSQGTLEFECFYFKEAGDYWFTMALEAAHNGTQVSHWEQRAFLKVEWPVFHIDLNRTSKVAEGTFQVGLFTHQPLCSFPEDQPDILVDVIFTNSLPEARTSPGQPLEIRTSKRTELSQGQWLQFGCAPVGPEAYVTVVLKLFGRDSVITSTGPIDLAQKFGYKLVMAPDLTCESGVEVTVLPPPCIFVQGVITVFKEAPRRPGERTIQLAENSLTLGERRTVFNCTLFDMGRNKYCFDFGVPSRSHFSTKERECMLIQRNIETWGLWQPWSQCSTTCGDGVRERRRVCLTSFPSRPGCPGMSSETSLCSLEECAALQPSSVSPLQPQGPGKSNNVVTVTGISLCLFIIVATVLITLWRKFGRAPKCSTPARHSSIHSPSFRKNSDEENICELSEQRGSFSDGGDGPAGGPGDAGIPLTYRRGGPLSAEDDASGSESVQSNAQKIIPPLFSYRLAQQQLKEMKKKGLTETTKVYHVSQSPLTDTAIDAATGPPLDLEGPEEAAANKFRLKSPFVEQQAAARPPSRLDLPVCAASCAVSPSQTVIRKSALRHAGGRGALPERSHPRGSHFRRTASFHEARQARPFRERSMSTLTPRQAPAYGSRTRTWDQAEERSRPQSRGAAPSPEKPDHFHGAGATRSPLSPPPKSYSLGQPARKPDLGDCQAGLTASGERTEPHRARRGPSPSHRSVSRKQPCPTAPKESNQRVSPLSPSQCRKDKCQSFPAQPEFAFYDNTSFGLTEAEQRMLDLPGYFGSNEEDETTSTLSVEKLVI
- the THSD1 gene encoding thrombospondin type-1 domain-containing protein 1 isoform X2 codes for the protein MKQMLKDFSNLLLVVLCDYVLGEAEHLLLEKPGHVALSNNTVSVDFWRFGGANGTLRNVSVLLLEASTNQTVTTKYLLTNQSQGTLEFECFYFKEAGDYWFTMALEAAHNGTQVSHWEQRAFLKVEWPVFHIDLNRTSKVAEGTFQVGLFTHQPLCSFPEDQPDILVDVIFTNSLPEARTSPGQPLEIRTSKRTELSQGQWLQFGCAPVGPEAYVTVVLKLFGRDSVITSTGPIDLAQKFGYKLVMAPDLTCESGVEVTVLPPPCIFVQGVITVFKEAPRRPGERTIQLAENSLTLGERRTVFNCTLFDMGRNKYCFDFGVPSRSHFSTKERECMLIQRNIALQPSSVSPLQPQGPGKSNNVVTVTGISLCLFIIVATVLITLWRKFGRAPKCSTPARHSSIHSPSFRKNSDEENICELSEQRGSFSDGGDGPAGGPGDAGIPLTYRRGGPLSAEDDASGSESVQSNAQKIIPPLFSYRLAQQQLKEMKKKGLTETTKVYHVSQSPLTDTAIDAATGPPLDLEGPEEAAANKFRLKSPFVEQQAAARPPSRLDLPVCAASCAVSPSQTVIRKSALRHAGGRGALPERSHPRGSHFRRTASFHEARQARPFRERSMSTLTPRQAPAYGSRTRTWDQAEERSRPQSRGAAPSPEKPDHFHGAGATRSPLSPPPKSYSLGQPARKPDLGDCQAGLTASGERTEPHRARRGPSPSHRSVSRKQPCPTAPKESNQRVSPLSPSQCRKDKCQSFPAQPEFAFYDNTSFGLTEAEQRMLDLPGYFGSNEEDETTSTLSVEKLVI